Part of the Streptomyces sp. NBC_01353 genome, CCTCAACGCCAAGGCGAAGAAGATCGAGTCGCTCATGAAGGCCCGCCTGGCCGCCATGCAGGAGAAGTACGAGATCATCGGCGACATCCGCGGCCGCGGCGCCATGATCGCGATCGAGCTGGTCAAGGACCCGGCGACCAAGGAGCCGAACCCGGAGGCCGCGGGCGCGCTGGCGAAGGCCTGCCACGCCGAGGGCGTGATGGTCCTGACCTGTGGCACCTACGGCAACGTGCTGCGTTTCCTGCCGCCCCTGGTGATCGGCGAGGACCTGCTGAACGAGGGTCTCGACGTCATCGAGAGCGCGTTCGGCCAGATCTGACGCCTCTTCGGCACAGGGTGTGAAGAAGGTGTGGGGGGCCGATGGCGGGATGGAGTTCCGGCTGTCGGTCCCCCTTTCTCTGCCGTACGGTTTCTGCAGATGAGAGAAACACCTCGCTCACAGGAGACTGCGGGCGACAACAGGGCGGAGCCTCCCCAGCCCCGCCTTGATCGTGCCTTCGCGCACACCACTGGAGCCTCCGGCTCCGGAACTCCTCACCGATCGGATGGCCGCCCGCCCCACACCCCCCGGGGCGCGCGGTGGCCCGATCAAGTCGGCCTCCCCGGAACCACCCCCCCTGTTCCGGGGAGGCCGACTGTCTTCTCGGCGGTCATGGCCCTCGCCCTCGTCACCTGGCAGGTCCTCGTCGGTGGCCCTCTCGCACGGCTCGACGAACGCCTCTCTCGCGCTCTTGTCGACACCGTCCCCCGGTGGCTCTCCGAACTCGGCGCCGATCTCGGCAGTCTGACGGTCGCCCTCCCGGTCCTCGTGTGCGCGATGACGTACGCGATCCTCCGTGGTCGGCGCGCCCAGGCCCTGTGCGCGGGGGTCACCATGGCCCTCGTACCGGCCCTCGTCATCCCCCTGAAGGAGTGGACCGCCCGCCCGGGCCCGCTGGAGCCCTGGGCCGCGGGCTACTACCCGTCGGGCCACACGGCGACGGCGACGGTCGCGTACTTCGGGGCGGCGTTCCTCGTCTCGAACCGCCTGATCCCGGTCGCCGCCGTACTGACGGCGTTGACGGGCATCGGCCTGATCCTGCGCGGCTTCCACTGGCCGCTGGACGTGCTGGCCTCGCTCGCCCTGTGCGTGCCCCTGCTCACCTGGCCTGTCGTGGCCGAGCGGTACGGTCGCCCTTCACGTTCGTGACCGACGATCCGGAGAGCAGGATGACGATTCAACGGCCGGGACTGCCGGGCGACTTGCCGTCCCCGGAGCTGCTGTGGGCCCGCTGGGCGCTGGTCGCCGTACTGGAGGCGACCAGCGAGGCGGAGGAAAGCACGCGATACCGGACCGGCACCTGGATCGACGAGGAGGGGCTCCACCTCGACGACTGCGGCTGCACCTGGTGGACGTTCTCCCGCGTCGGCGAGGGCCGGTACGTGCTCTTCGGCGAGGACGAGTCGAGCGGCGTCAAGTGGCACAGGACGCCGATCGACATGCTGGCGGGCGGCCCCGACTGGCTCCCCTACGAGGAGCTGCGCGACCGGCTGGAGGGGAACGAACTGGGCTGTGTCTACTGGTACGAGAACGGCGCCTGGGCCCGCGCCCCGTACCCCGACGACCTGGGCGACGACGGACTCGACTGCGGAATGAGCCGCTTCGTCGACCGGGACGACGCCCTGAGCCTGCTGGACGAGCACGTCCGGCACGACGCCCCGGGTGCGGAGATCCTCATGGACCACGCCGAGCGGTACCGGCTCACGGCGGAGCTGCTGGAGTCCTACGCCTCCCCCGCGGACGGGAGCGTCCCGGACCTCCCGGCCATGGGCCGGGCTCTGCGCCGGGCCGAGCTGACGCCGCGTACGGCCACGGCGGGCTGAGCTCGACAGCGCCCGGCCGGCCATGCTCGCGGTCGCGTGGCCGGCCGGGCAGATCGTCTCCTGGCCGTCAGCTCCAGCCGTAGGCGTCGAAGTTCCGGCTGAACTCCCAGCTGTTGAATCGGTCCCAGTTGATCGACCAGGTCATCAGGCCGCGCAGCGCCGGCCAGGTGCCGTGGGTCTGGTAGGTGCCGCAGTTCGTCTTCTTCGTCAGGCAGTCCAGGGCCGTGTTCACCTCTGACGGTGTCGTGTGGCCGTTGCCCGCCTGGGTGGAGGCCGGGAGGCCGATGGCGACCTGGTCGGGGCGGAGCGCCGGGAAGACGCGCTCGGTGTTGCCGGCGACCGGGAAGCCGGTGAGGAGCATGTCGGTCATGGCGATGTGGAAGTCCGCGCCGCCCATGGAGTGGTACTGGTTGTCGAGGCCCATGATCGAGCCCGAGTTGTAGTCCTGGACGTGGAGCAGGGTGAGGTCGTCGCGCAGGGCGTGGATGACCGGGAGGTAGGCGCCGGCGCGCGGGTCCTGGCCGCCCCAGGGGCCGGAGCCGTAGTACTGGTAGCCGAGCTGGACGAAGAAGGTCTCCGGGGCCATCGTCAGGACGAAGTCGGAGCCGTACGTGGCCTTCAGGGACTTCACCGCCGAGATCAGGTTGACGATCACCGGGCTGGTCGGGCTGCGGAAGTCGGTGTCACCGGTCTGGAGCGAGAGGGAGTGGCCCTCGAAGTCGATGTCCAGGCCGTCGAGTCCGTACTCGTCGATGATCTTCGAGACGGAGGAGACGAAGGTGTCGCGGGCGGCCGTGGTGGAGAGCTGCACCTGGCCGTTCTGGCCGCCGATGGAGATCAGGACCTTCTTGCCGGCCGCCTGCTTGGCCTTGATGGCCGCCTTGAAGTCCGCGGCGGACTCGAC contains:
- a CDS encoding phosphatase PAP2 family protein, yielding MALALVTWQVLVGGPLARLDERLSRALVDTVPRWLSELGADLGSLTVALPVLVCAMTYAILRGRRAQALCAGVTMALVPALVIPLKEWTARPGPLEPWAAGYYPSGHTATATVAYFGAAFLVSNRLIPVAAVLTALTGIGLILRGFHWPLDVLASLALCVPLLTWPVVAERYGRPSRS